The sequence below is a genomic window from Pleuronectes platessa chromosome 13, fPlePla1.1, whole genome shotgun sequence.
CCGAGTCAATGCGTCAGTattaatttgagaaaaaaaagaaatgttttgtcttgaatgttccacttattcaacaattatattccatatgtgtgtctgtgagcacagGTGCAACCCAACAGGCACCAAACGGACTTGGCAGCAGctaaagatgaaatataaaaatgtagttCAAACAGGTAAGGTATAATAAAGTACAAGCAATTGTGATGTTGTTTAGCCTGCCCTCATTAAACAGCATTTAGTGGCTACATTCAACATGTGATGGATATATTTAAGTAATTAgggaaatctgcaaaaaaaagagaaatcccaacACTGCCAGTATTTAATATTGTCTCTATGAAAGCAACACCTAAATGCCTTTTATACATACAAGTCTccaaagttgtgttttctgtatgtatttaaatttgaccTCCATTATAGCCAACAGAAAAAAGGCTGAGGCCCGCAAAACAGGTGgcggtccaccaccaccacctctcacagaggctgaaaagatggCCCTCAGTCAGAACAGTGGACGACCCATTGCTGAGGGCATCTCTGGGGGGAGTTCATCGGACCCACCCACGCCCCAGGTCACAGGGGCCTACATAAGAGGTaagttattcaaatgaatggcaTGTACGTTAATCCTTTTTCTAGTGTTCGCTCAGTAATGGCCACCCATTCATCTTAGACACAACTTAGTTGGCACACTGATTTTTCTTGTAGCAGTAAGCTACAGTTCTTTGCAATTGGCTGCTTTTGCTTTCAGATATCAATCTATTTTAAGGTGACTCAGAGTttgaaaaattgtgtttaaattaggTGGGGCACTTTTCTGGGTAATCATCAACTGTCTAATCTTCATTTTCTACCAGTTACTGATGGTGTAATCTGTCTCGTTGAGCCTTCTGCCATAACAGACCTCCATGCTGTTGTAAGTACTCTTAATATTCCACAGATTTTTCATAATTGGtagaatataacacacacattctgtttcattacaggaggatgatgaagaaaccttatcagctgccacagagagggaagatgcagagaggcctgctgaagtatacacctttttttttttaaataactttggcTCAGTTAATAGTGTTGTTCCACAATACAACTTGcaacttctttctctctaacagaGCCATGCTGGAAATTACAATGGGGAAGAAGGTCCATCAACctccacagcacagcttaccTCAGTAAGATGTTGTTCAGCATTGACCCACAACTTACAATGACACTAAATAGACATGGCACTGaaattcaatgtcatttatgttCCTATAGCTCcctgtgaaacaactttacaaggtatatttagaatctcaaataaacaaatcacaccTAGAAATGGAGCACATAAGGCTGCAGATcaccaaaacagaaaaggaaatacaacTGCTGGACCATCAGTTAAAGGTGGGTGACGTGCCCACAGgtggatgttttttaattgtttcaacaACAAAGGATTAACAACTGTACAAAATTTGTCCTTCTAGGAAATAAAGAAGACCTCATAAAATGAGATGCATATTGTCGTTCTTGAACATTGGGGAGGTGATGGGTCAGTTAGAAATGCTTGACACATATCATGTCTCTAACAGCTCTTCCATCTCGTGTATCAGCAGGGGGGGTATGATTAATACCTGGATCACAGGGGGAAAGAGTAGGACATTGTTCTCCTCTAATAGTGGCAATGTTGTGGAGAACCACACATGCCACTATAATGTCACAAGCTCTCTCTGGGGTGACCCTGAGCCTACGAAGGCACTGGAACCGGGCCTTGAGTATCCCGATGGTCATCTCCACTCTGGCTCGTGTCCTGCAGTGAGCCAAGTTGTAGTGTCGCTGTGGGCCAGGCTCAGGGTCAGGGTAAGGGGTCAGCAGATAGCGCTGGCAGGGGTACCCTCTGTCTCCGAGTAGGTAACCATCGAACTCTACTATGATAATACAAGatacagtttgtttcagttgcaataggaggaaacaaaatatttgatcataggatataactatatactgtatataaattatatatataaactcaccACCGGCAAATCTGGCACTCAGTGTCGACTCACG
It includes:
- the LOC128454679 gene encoding uncharacterized protein LOC128454679 isoform X3, with the protein product MIHHGNKWCNPTGTKRTWQQLKMKYKNVVQTANRKKAEARKTGGGPPPPPLTEAEKMALSQNSGRPIAEGISGGSSSDPPTPQVTGAYIRVTDGVICLVEPSAITDLHAVEDDEETLSAATEREDAERPAESHAGNYNGEEGPSTSTAQLTSLPVKQLYKVYLESQINKSHLEMEHIRLQITKTEKEIQLLDHQLKVGDVPTGGCFLIVSTTKD
- the LOC128454679 gene encoding uncharacterized protein LOC128454679 isoform X1 codes for the protein MATSGKQPRSSYFSPVELEILMTAYAESEHIFLKRSNTVAAAKARDLAWQEIADRVNACNPTGTKRTWQQLKMKYKNVVQTANRKKAEARKTGGGPPPPPLTEAEKMALSQNSGRPIAEGISGGSSSDPPTPQVTGAYIRVTDGVICLVEPSAITDLHAVEDDEETLSAATEREDAERPAESHAGNYNGEEGPSTSTAQLTSLPVKQLYKVYLESQINKSHLEMEHIRLQITKTEKEIQLLDHQLKVGDVPTGGCFLIVSTTKD
- the LOC128454679 gene encoding uncharacterized protein LOC128454679 isoform X2, translating into MATSGKQPRSSYFSPVELEILMTAYAESEHIFLKRSNTVAAAKARDLAWQEIADRVNACNPTGTKRTWQQLKMKYKNVVQTANRKKAEARKTGGGPPPPPLTEAEKMALSQNSGRPIAEGISGGSSSDPPTPQVTGAYIRVTDGVICLVEPSAITDLHAVEDDEETLSAATEREDAERPAESHAGNYNGEEGPSTSTAQLTSLPVKQLYKVYLESQINKSHLEMEHIRLQITKTEKEIQLLDHQLKEIKKTS